The genomic stretch CAAGAAAGACTAGATCAGTAGAGTCTAGAATCACAATGGCGTTTAATTTTGAATCGTTATGAATCAATATTGCCGCCGCCTCATAAGAAAACAGTATGAAATCTGGCAAATGTCCTTAAATGATGAAATAACGACACTTAATTTGAAGTCAACGGTTATAATGTCATTTTTACTTGACTATTTGAGGATTTATACGCctaatattaaaatacaaaaaaagaccCCGTCCACCTTTTCAGCACTCATGCAAAATGAATGTAACAATACTAATATCCTAAACTTTCGTAACAATATCTTAGGGATTGGATCTTACCTTTCTAGAATAGATCCTTTCTCTTGTAAATAGAACACAGGGATAGTCTGGACGCCTTCCTTCAGTTCCACATCGTCCATGGACTCTGAACCGCATCTTCTGATCTGTAGGACAACGGGAATCATCTCTGGTGGCTGCAGAGACCGTATTTGAAAGGCCGGGATGTAATTCACCACCCGAACCAGGGACTGAAGGTGTGTAGACAGCCTCTGCTTGTCCTGTGCTACAGTTTGAAGGAGATCTGAACCTCGCAAGAGCCTCAGATATTCTTTGTTCGGGTTCCAGTGCCGATGTATATTTGTCTCGTCAGGGGACAAGCCAATTCTTTTATAAACAATACAAGACGAATTGGCCACGGTCAACTCTAAACTGCCCTGAATTTTGTCTTTTCCATTTCTTTGCAATGCTCCGTCACTCGGGGTGTATTTTTTGTCTGGTTTAGCTTGTTTGTTCTTTCCTTTTTCAGTTGGATGCTCAGACAACGTATCGTCCACGGCAAAGTCGGAAAACTGTGACGCAGTGCTCATATCTTGACGATCCTCACCGACCCTTACCATATCCATTTTATACAAAAGATCAGTGTCCGTGACATCTATTATCTCCGTCGTGTGCGACTCTTTGGTGCACGGGGCGCTCGTTTTCGTGACTGACTCGTTCTCTTGTGGATTAGTCAGCAACAAGTCCGATCCTGTTAGGTCCCCCATTGTGTCGTAGTGCGCAGACACAAATGTATCGTGACCAAGGTTTTCCGCCGTCTGACAACAAGGGTCACCCACCTTGTCGGAATTGGGTTGCTGCAATTGTAACTCGTCCCTGTTAAAATCGGGCTCTTCCCAATAGACCGTACTACGACTTTTATCACCAACATTGCAGGTTCCTTCCAATGGACTTACGTGGACATTCCCTTTATCAGTGTGATCTTTCTGATCATTAGCCGATTTCATTTCTCTCAGATTTGTCTGAAAGCCCTTAACGCTGTTATCGATGCCAAACTCAAACAAATACGGCTTCAATGCCTTTCTTGGGATGTCTTTTCTTGGTAATCTTTTGTCTTGTTTGCTCTTGGCGTTAAGGCAATGATAGCCGTATAATGCCATTGTAGACTGTGCAAGATGTAAACGCTCTTCAGATTTATTACCTGCATATTCACGAGTCCTTTCGGGTGTGTAATCTCGAGAAGAGGTGGTTATATGCAGTTCGGAAAAAGGCTCCAGATCATGATGTGTTGGCTTACTTGAGTTAGCGTCACACTGTCCGGAAGTGATTTGTTCGATTTGTTTGTGCTCATCTTTTTCCTCACGTGACCCAgagtcaggattttgtgattgtTCGCTGTGTTTCTCTTTTGTAGCAATATCAGTCTGGGTACTTTGGATGGCTTCCTGAAAGTTTATCTGGTTGCAAGCGGCCAATAATTCGATTTGATCGTAATCTGTCAGATAGTTAGGATCCCAGACGCCAGTGTACATTGGTTCACTGGGAGCTAACGATTCTTCGTTTCTTTGACAGTACTCGATTATCTCAGCATTGCTTTGTGCAACTCGTGCTCTGGCGTCATCGTTGTCGGTATATTGGAGTGCTGCAGATATAAACGTGAGACTATCCATCCCGTTGATATTCACAACACTAGCATCGGGCGATTCGCTGTACGGCATTAAGTTCTGTAGACTAGCATGGTCGGTAAAGGAAATTTTGTGTGGCTTTGAGCTGGATATTTGACCCCAAGAACTTTTGCGTGGCTTTGACCTGGATCTTTGACCCCTAGAACTTTTGTGTGACTTTGAGCTGGATCTTTGACCCCCAGAACTTTTGTGTGGCTTTGAGCTGGATCTTTGACCCCCAGAACTTTTGTGTGGCTTTGAGCTGGATCTTTGACCCTCAGAACATTTTTGGCTCTTGCCTAAGAATCCCATTACTCCCTCGATACGCAGAGCGTCTGGATCGTTGCGAACTCCATAAGTCAGGCTCAAGCTAGTGATTGATCTCTTGTCCTCAATTTCAGAATTGCTTTTATATCTGTCTAATGTCAAAGAAATATCGCCGCTTTTGATGCTCTGCTGTTCAATTTTCGTGCTTGACACCAGAGATGTGTTAGATTCTATCGAGGATTGATTGGTGGTGTAAACCGAGGAACTTTGGACGCTTTGCGTTCTCACAGACCCGTTCCTCGTCTCTTGACCTGAAACATCAGAAGGTAGATCCAATTGATCGAAATAATCAtcttgatctagactagagcCGTCCGAGTTAGCGCTGTTGTTGAAGTCTGAGAACATCTGAACAATGGTGGAGACTCTGTGATCAGCCGGTTTGAATTTCAGGCCTGGAAAAATGCTTTTAGGTGTGACTTTTGAAGTAGCCAAGAGGTTTTCACCAATTTGCTGTTTAGGCTCTAGGTTATCGCTTGTAACTCTCTGGCCAAGCGATTCTTTGAGTATTCTGACAGGAGTCCAATTTTTGGCACCGATTTGAGTCGAAGCATCTAGGGGTGATACGTATCTCAGTGGTAAAAGTTTCTTAGGTGGAATATTCGGCTGCGATTGAGTTGTGCTAAAATACATACTGGCTGGAAAGTCTCCAAGGAATGTCTTCTGCTCTCTGCATGACAGTCTCTCCTTGGGCTTCTTGCTAGCAACAGTCGTTTTAATTTTCAATATCCCAGCCGAGTGCTTTGGTGCCTCGGGGACATAGTTTGTAGCTTGCTGTATACACGGAGCGATATTCGTCAAGGCTGAGCTAGGTTTCACTTCCGATAGCAAGGCTAGCGGTACAGAAAATGAAGACATAGTGACTCTGTTTTCGTTGGTGTTGTCATTGTTATTGATGTTTTTCTTACCCTGGATTTGATCCTCACCAGACTTGGACAACTCTGTTCGGCGCAACTTTTGCGACTGCTTGACAATTTTCTGCTCCTCTTTGTCTTGTTCCAGGAGCTCACTTAGGAAGCTTGATGACATGGGCTTTACGACGGGGGCAACTACTTTTGCAGACTCCGGTCTCGGGAAGTGGTGTTCGTTTTCATCGTTGGCGGTTTTCTGCTGCTCCAAAGCTTGGTTTGCTCTCAACAGCATGGCGTTGACAGAATAGCACCAAGTATCTTCCTCGGACCTGTCCACTTGGTCAGTGGCTTTACCATCTTCAAGGGCTTTGGGCTCGTTAAAACGAACTAACTTGAGACGCCTTGGGCTTTCCGGATCAGCGGGAGGAGAAGTCTCTTTTTGAAAAGGTGCTGCTTGAAATTTGTTCCCGGGGTTCTCACAAGACTTTGATTTTTGAACTGTAGGAGTCTCTCTTCTAATAATTTGTTGGCTATCAGAAACATTGTTTTCTCTAGAGGCTTTATTGAACTTGGATGAGTAACCAGACTTGAGTACATCCAAGTATGTGACTTTCCGTTCAGATTCAAACACAGCTAGCTTCTCTAGGTGAGACGTCTTAACAGATCTATATTTTCCCTGCTTGAATTCTCGGTTTCTTTCTAAGCCTCGTTTGcgagtttgttttgttttaatttttcgtTCCAGTGATAGGCTAGGGTCAACAGTGTCATCCTTACTCTCggcaaaggaggacaaaagggACAAATTGGATTCCCTTGGGATCTCAGAAATACCAACTTTATGTGCGTATAGTGTATTCAGACTCCACATACCGAGCTTGCCCTTTGAATTCGATTCGTCAACATAAAGAGATTTTAGTCTCTCCGTATCCATGGCCGAAGGGACGTTATTCTGTGCCTTTCTGATACGAACTCCAGCGCAGCCTGGCATTAGCTCGCTCGGTGGAGCTCCTTTGATTATCTGCATATTAGAAGGCCGGCCAGAGTAATACTGAGCTAAAGAAATGTGATAGTCGACCGAGTCCAGCTGAAACTCTGTGGAGCCACTGCAGTCCTCGTAAGAGTCGTAGTCTACGTGATCGTAATCCTCGGCGCTGCAAAACTCGTCGATGGTCTTCAGGAACTTTACTTGAGATGTGAGGTATCTTCTGTCCATTGCTCCACCCGTGGTCTTCTTCTTGATCTTGGTCAGCCTCTCGTAGTACTGTCTTTTGGTTTCAAACTCTTGTCCAAACGTTTTCTTCCCCCTCTGCTCCATCTCAGTGCTCTCTTCCGAATGGGGGTTGTACCTCTCCCCGTACCCCAAAGTGTGCTTGCTTTCTGTACTCGCGCTACTCTCGGAAGAGTCACTGGGCCTTCTGGTGCGAGCCGGCACTGACTCTTCCGACTCCATGTCATTCACGGAAACATCCGAAAGGACTTGTCGCTTCTTGTTGTTATTGCAACCTTTCATGTTCGGCTTACTTTTCCCtacgtttgtttttttagtttttttctttggagAAGGCTCGCTCAGACCTGCTGTCTTATTGCCTAACGAAGCAGTGGAGTACTGTCCTGGCTTCCACCCTGGTGGAACTTCCCTTCCTTTTGGGAAATGCTTAGCTGGcattttgttacatttatctTTGGTTGAACTAGTTTCTCGGAAATCGGCGTTCGATTCATTCAGTTTGAGCTGCGACGTTTCAGGTTTAGAGTgcaaaagtttgaaaaatttCTGAGGCGGACGACGCACTTTTTTGTTGATCAGTTTTTTGTTCCTAAGGACGTTCAGGAAAGACATGTAGTATTGACGTTGCGTATGTGCTGGTGGACTAGATGAGCATTCCAAAGCTTCTTCTGCAGTATTGGAATTAGGGTCATTGAGCCCGTCTTCTGCTTTTGATATCTGAGGCTTAACTGTAGATAGATTAGCTTCATGGGGTGTATACTCTTCTTTGGATACACTGAGATTCTCTGCCTGTTTTTCATCATTTAGGTCTCCGTGCTGTTCAAGAGCGATCGTTTCAGAAGTTGCGTACTCAGCCTTCACTGATGACTCGTTTTCTGCGTTTAATAACTGGGCATTTACAGTATCTCCGCTCCCTACTGTTACTTCCTGTTTCTCAAGAGTAGAATCGTCTCTTACGCTGATTGAGGTAGGCTGAGAAATATTAGCCGTTACTTCTACACGATCTGCCCCATTAATGACATTTGGAGAAGCATTAGTATCTGTTGGGTTATCTTTGCTAGAAACCTCATGCTTTCTGAGTGTATTCATGTAAGCTTGTTCTAATACGTTGTTAAGGAAACCGTGGGCCCCGCTACTCTCTAACGAAAACTTTGAACTCTGTGCCTGTGCTGCACTGCGACTGCTTTCATTAAAGTTCGACACCTCTTCTTCGCTGCCAATGCCATGAATGTTTAATTTAGCTGCTAATGTCACGTTGAAAAAAAGaggtttttcatttttattgctaaagCCACTGCAGTTTTTTGATGCAGTGGTAGCTGTaggcttgttttttttcctaacagTTTCTAAGTTCTTGGGAAGTAACTCGAAATTCCGGTCTACGATAGCTTGATTACGCCCCGAGTTGCTCGTTTGATATGTTGGGGTCATGGTCCTACCAAGACGTTGTGGACTTATCTCAGCCGCTGTCACTGAATTCACTTTCCCTCCCGGCACAGCGCCGTCTCTTAGACTTTCTTCGGAACTCCCTGTCCTCGACGAAACACTGGACACGCTAACCCTTTTTCGGGAGCTCTCAGACTTGGACTCCGATGTGTCCAGTCCAGTGATTTCAGAGACAGGACCGTCGTCGCCAAAGTCCGAGTAGTCGTCCTCGCCGTTGTCATAATCTTCTGCGAGCTGAGCAAAGGCTTCGCTTCTCAGTATCTCCTCATAGAGGCTTGAGAATTTTGTCCTATCCGGACGAGGATAATTCTTGTCCGCATTGGGCTTTATAATCTCACACTCTGTCGTGCAACTCTTTGAGCCTTTGATCTTGATTTGGATGCGTCTTTGGGATTTCTTAGACGCTGTTTGTCCAACGCTCTGATCGCCGGAAACAATTCTTTTCCTTACGGCTAGTCTTCTGGTATACAGCCTGTCAGGTCTTTGCGTGTGGTCCAGCTTTGAACGCGCAGTCTCGGCACTGCGGCTAAACACCGGCATACCATCTCTCGGCATGGCACACTCTGTTGTATGTTGTACTATTCTAGTACGTCCTGTTTCATTCTTCTTGCTCGACTCGGAGCTCGACCATCGTCCATCGTTCTGC from Biomphalaria glabrata chromosome 9, xgBioGlab47.1, whole genome shotgun sequence encodes the following:
- the LOC106056349 gene encoding uncharacterized protein LOC106056349, with the protein product MSDLGEDDGKSADWIREVSDDSDNENGACMARKYYSEYSRNSSDLLMVDEDDAPRWTGSEAGFRRTDSPIISNMEDYHAGPEFEERSNWMTGEPELGAHRSTSETDHNENHLINIDYRGGEAFCDSDIMSSDQSLSDYEQNDGRWSSSESSKKNETGRTRIVQHTTECAMPRDGMPVFSRSAETARSKLDHTQRPDRLYTRRLAVRKRIVSGDQSVGQTASKKSQRRIQIKIKGSKSCTTECEIIKPNADKNYPRPDRTKFSSLYEEILRSEAFAQLAEDYDNGEDDYSDFGDDGPVSEITGLDTSESKSESSRKRVSVSSVSSRTGSSEESLRDGAVPGGKVNSVTAAEISPQRLGRTMTPTYQTSNSGRNQAIVDRNFELLPKNLETVRKKNKPTATTASKNCSGFSNKNEKPLFFNVTLAAKLNIHGIGSEEEVSNFNESSRSAAQAQSSKFSLESSGAHGFLNNVLEQAYMNTLRKHEVSSKDNPTDTNASPNVINGADRVEVTANISQPTSISVRDDSTLEKQEVTVGSGDTVNAQLLNAENESSVKAEYATSETIALEQHGDLNDEKQAENLSVSKEEYTPHEANLSTVKPQISKAEDGLNDPNSNTAEEALECSSSPPAHTQRQYYMSFLNVLRNKKLINKKVRRPPQKFFKLLHSKPETSQLKLNESNADFRETSSTKDKCNKMPAKHFPKGREVPPGWKPGQYSTASLGNKTAGLSEPSPKKKTKKTNVGKSKPNMKGCNNNKKRQVLSDVSVNDMESEESVPARTRRPSDSSESSASTESKHTLGYGERYNPHSEESTEMEQRGKKTFGQEFETKRQYYERLTKIKKKTTGGAMDRRYLTSQVKFLKTIDEFCSAEDYDHVDYDSYEDCSGSTEFQLDSVDYHISLAQYYSGRPSNMQIIKGAPPSELMPGCAGVRIRKAQNNVPSAMDTERLKSLYVDESNSKGKLGMWSLNTLYAHKVGISEIPRESNLSLLSSFAESKDDTVDPSLSLERKIKTKQTRKRGLERNREFKQGKYRSVKTSHLEKLAVFESERKVTYLDVLKSGYSSKFNKASRENNVSDSQQIIRRETPTVQKSKSCENPGNKFQAAPFQKETSPPADPESPRRLKLVRFNEPKALEDGKATDQVDRSEEDTWCYSVNAMLLRANQALEQQKTANDENEHHFPRPESAKVVAPVVKPMSSSFLSELLEQDKEEQKIVKQSQKLRRTELSKSGEDQIQGKKNINNNDNTNENRVTMSSFSVPLALLSEVKPSSALTNIAPCIQQATNYVPEAPKHSAGILKIKTTVASKKPKERLSCREQKTFLGDFPASMYFSTTQSQPNIPPKKLLPLRYVSPLDASTQIGAKNWTPVRILKESLGQRVTSDNLEPKQQIGENLLATSKVTPKSIFPGLKFKPADHRVSTIVQMFSDFNNSANSDGSSLDQDDYFDQLDLPSDVSGQETRNGSVRTQSVQSSSVYTTNQSSIESNTSLVSSTKIEQQSIKSGDISLTLDRYKSNSEIEDKRSITSLSLTYGVRNDPDALRIEGVMGFLGKSQKCSEGQRSSSKPHKSSGGQRSSSKPHKSSGGQRSSSKSHKSSRGQRSRSKPRKSSWGQISSSKPHKISFTDHASLQNLMPYSESPDASVVNINGMDSLTFISAALQYTDNDDARARVAQSNAEIIEYCQRNEESLAPSEPMYTGVWDPNYLTDYDQIELLAACNQINFQEAIQSTQTDIATKEKHSEQSQNPDSGSREEKDEHKQIEQITSGQCDANSSKPTHHDLEPFSELHITTSSRDYTPERTREYAGNKSEERLHLAQSTMALYGYHCLNAKSKQDKRLPRKDIPRKALKPYLFEFGIDNSVKGFQTNLREMKSANDQKDHTDKGNVHVSPLEGTCNVGDKSRSTVYWEEPDFNRDELQLQQPNSDKVGDPCCQTAENLGHDTFVSAHYDTMGDLTGSDLLLTNPQENESVTKTSAPCTKESHTTEIIDVTDTDLLYKMDMVRVGEDRQDMSTASQFSDFAVDDTLSEHPTEKGKNKQAKPDKKYTPSDGALQRNGKDKIQGSLELTVANSSCIVYKRIGLSPDETNIHRHWNPNKEYLRLLRGSDLLQTVAQDKQRLSTHLQSLVRVVNYIPAFQIRSLQPPEMIPVVLQIRRCGSESMDDVELKEGVQTIPVFYLQEKGSILESVFTVYYLRPGVYSMETLEEARQDYGRYEMSPFKARLFSGRLSLFSPLYQINVETIRQLYVFGTAVATYDKALNRLAEIYDEAKLENDAGIYFNLTCGWAPKHVLVKGRELHTLKSYCDRCTSKLHDIFERQDEREGNQTTDNSVKMCHGTCDKCGRCVASFPLMKNIEGDVKQHSNGWMVDRKGLALPINTKPKVKCASTLALPRLRAGKGFDARHPPQKEAQRLTFSLPPVTARAALLETNAVKSTKPKQSISSPNMYTETWWWGEIEQQRRREMDNFKKDIRENFSEVELVIFTDDVRSKQKQRLQEIKEEMRMQRQSPVSEQKELLDIDHDPPPSLAGDHAPIRIPNNETLCSLSFSSESDHSYQKKAGDASYLHKDIPIPPASPIKKKQNVTEPSMQLFSNYFQNLAPQNKATWVRDYLEPPPRAYSGPAKSVLPKNRDAKSSLQRVPSKLPPMSRDKAIRPRKAVHLQTKPSLLLKHSRVQKGNKKPRKSSSLSSTNSDERSGSSRSTSMSSLTDADSTKSDFLAHYKKIGGPTSIEDIFSRTLPLLRKTQYDASTAWRRKLLESNKLDAEFMEGDEFLKSLGSHLPEARNKEQGDDTLSTHSEVSTLHDFDLCDDADEMRELWKLVFPEVNFWDRKRRCNKYRKRSVKIY